The Poriferisphaera corsica DNA segment ATTACAAACTATATAAATAAAAAACCGCACACGTTTTCACGCATGCGGCCTTTTTTGCTTTTATCAAGCAGCTTTCAGCAAGTCGATTACTTGACTTCGACTTCGCCGCCAGCTTCTTTGATCTTCTCGGCCAAAGCTTCTGCTTCGTCCTTTGAGATGCCTTCTTTAAGAGCCTTAGGAGCGCTGTCAACAGCTTCCTTAGCTTCCTTCAGACCAAGACCAGTTGCTTCGCGAACAACCTTGATGACCTGGATCTTCTTGTCGCCAGCTGCCTTGAGGATGACATCAAATTCTGTCTTCTCTTCAGCTGCTTCTTCGCCGCCTGCTGGGCCAGCCATAACAACTGCGCCACCTGCTGCTGGCTCAATGCCGTATTCTTCCTTCATGTAGTCAGCCAGATCGACTGCTTCTTTGAGGGTCAAACCAACAAGCTGATCACCGATTTCTTTAATATCTGCCATTTTTCTATACCTTATGGTTAT contains these protein-coding regions:
- the rplL gene encoding 50S ribosomal protein L7/L12, with the translated sequence MADIKEIGDQLVGLTLKEAVDLADYMKEEYGIEPAAGGAVVMAGPAGGEEAAEEKTEFDVILKAAGDKKIQVIKVVREATGLGLKEAKEAVDSAPKALKEGISKDEAEALAEKIKEAGGEVEVK